A genome region from Natronosalvus rutilus includes the following:
- a CDS encoding phosphoenolpyruvate carboxykinase (ATP): MSETGTQPRHVRESLADPKRAPNVQYYGPVGSTTVEESPTHRTDDDLIAGLRELAAADETTTEFGSASYVSEFRSRSADLTENADDDDFGEADYAVIDRATEAVENRAMLCVDRLVGTHPEATFCCRLYVPIEYARIAHGWAMLFDPTDGRDPDFVTVQVPDASETAIRILPEDGFTAVVGSDYTGEAKKSFLRLFMHRAKRLGGLGLHAGSKRVRVARAADDARTETEDGTDPDLETVGQLFMGLSATGKSTLTAHGCWLEAPEEAVMIQDDVCALLPDGSVAGSEGGGLYVKTYGLDADEQPGIHAAVTDESAAFENVVVDEDGTVDFDDDRYTKNGRAVIRRSKLPSASEDIDLEDVDQLFFITRNPLMPPVARLDDEQAAVAFMLGESIETSAGDPDRAGERIRVVGTNPFIIGPEGEEGNRLRELVASLDLECYVVNTGTVGYPNASSKDVGVTESVTILTELARGTVGWSRDEQLGLEVPANVPGMDIEAFRVAEYVDDYDGELEALRAERREYLESFEQLDQEIVDAVY, from the coding sequence ATGTCCGAAACCGGGACGCAGCCGCGTCACGTCCGCGAGTCCCTGGCCGATCCGAAGCGTGCCCCAAACGTCCAGTACTACGGCCCGGTGGGCTCGACGACGGTCGAGGAATCGCCCACCCATCGCACCGACGACGACCTGATCGCCGGGCTCCGCGAACTCGCCGCCGCCGACGAGACGACGACCGAGTTCGGCTCCGCGTCCTACGTGAGCGAGTTCCGGTCCAGGAGCGCCGATCTGACGGAAAACGCCGACGACGACGACTTCGGTGAGGCGGATTACGCCGTCATCGATCGGGCAACCGAGGCCGTCGAGAACCGCGCGATGCTCTGCGTCGACCGGCTCGTCGGCACGCACCCGGAAGCGACGTTTTGCTGTCGGCTGTACGTTCCGATCGAGTACGCGCGAATCGCCCACGGATGGGCGATGCTGTTCGATCCGACCGACGGTCGCGACCCGGACTTCGTCACGGTACAGGTTCCGGACGCATCGGAGACGGCGATCCGAATCCTCCCGGAAGACGGGTTCACCGCCGTCGTCGGCAGCGACTACACCGGTGAAGCGAAGAAGTCGTTCCTCCGGCTGTTCATGCACCGAGCGAAACGACTCGGCGGCCTCGGCCTGCACGCCGGCAGCAAGCGCGTTCGCGTGGCTCGAGCGGCCGACGACGCCCGCACCGAAACCGAGGACGGAACCGACCCCGACCTCGAGACCGTCGGTCAGCTCTTCATGGGGCTCTCCGCGACCGGAAAATCGACGCTCACGGCCCACGGCTGCTGGCTCGAGGCCCCCGAGGAGGCAGTCATGATCCAGGACGACGTCTGCGCGCTCCTGCCGGACGGCTCGGTCGCCGGCAGCGAGGGCGGCGGCCTCTACGTGAAAACGTACGGCCTGGATGCCGACGAGCAACCCGGGATACACGCCGCAGTCACCGACGAATCGGCCGCGTTCGAGAACGTCGTCGTCGACGAAGACGGGACGGTCGACTTCGACGACGACCGGTACACGAAGAACGGTCGCGCCGTCATCCGGCGCTCGAAATTGCCCAGCGCCAGCGAGGACATCGACCTAGAGGACGTCGACCAGCTCTTTTTCATCACCCGGAACCCGCTGATGCCGCCGGTCGCCAGACTCGACGACGAACAGGCGGCCGTCGCGTTCATGCTGGGCGAATCGATTGAGACGAGCGCCGGCGACCCCGACCGTGCTGGCGAGCGCATCCGGGTCGTGGGGACGAATCCGTTCATCATCGGTCCGGAAGGCGAGGAGGGGAACCGGCTGCGAGAGCTGGTCGCCTCGCTGGACCTCGAGTGCTACGTCGTGAACACGGGAACGGTCGGCTACCCCAACGCGAGCTCGAAGGACGTCGGCGTCACCGAGTCCGTGACGATCCTGACCGAACTCGCGCGGGGGACCGTCGGGTGGTCCCGGGACGAGCAACTCGGCCTCGAGGTCCCCGCGAACGTGCCCGGGATGGACATCGAGGCGTTCCGCGTCGCCGAGTACGTCGACGATTACGACGGCGAACTCGAAGCCCTGCGCGCGGAACGGCGCGAGTACCTCGAGTCGTTCGAGCAACTCGACCAGGAGATCGTCGACGCGGTGTACTGA
- a CDS encoding thiamine pyrophosphate-binding protein encodes MDDTHSTQTTADRVVDTLEALGVEYVFGYPGGRLIEVFETIGHRDTDVTVVRPRDEREASVMAEAYGRMTGSPAVLAGQGPWIGSLGAIGQMEARLGSSPMVVLTEASERGDYSTLAPYQQSRGDYGGLSLPKILDGVTKEWWFPRTPPETVRTVQLAFKHATAGRNGPCAVIFDGSAITDDLPEDVTPGLWDDETQVRNWESRPTDRDVEAAADALANADRPVILAGNGVHASAGGNETDEPDAYDRLEAVADAYDAVVATSYLGKSTIPETHERAAGVIGSFGHEGANRVVSEADVLVVVGCRMNPMDTNWQAESFIRPDEQTIIHADVDSRNAGWVYPADVGLIGDAGETLAALLEASEGRDAENDWALERAAEAREDFHVPACEAESTPIKPQRVCKAIEAVVDEDTVVTADSGNNRFWLLNYLQTETTGSYYGSGGVGAMGWAAPAAVTGALLGKDAICVAGDGGFAMTMTALETAVDCDVAPTFVVLNDTSLGMVRQMDDAIPGAHFHDTDFVGVAEALGGDGVRVSDPANLEDAIADAKAASVPTVVDVRIDPDEEMADQLSSSFYDEVGGLHE; translated from the coding sequence ATGGACGACACGCACTCCACGCAGACGACCGCCGACCGCGTCGTCGACACGCTCGAGGCGCTCGGCGTCGAGTACGTCTTCGGCTATCCCGGCGGCCGCCTCATCGAGGTGTTCGAGACGATTGGCCACCGGGACACCGACGTGACGGTCGTCCGCCCGCGCGACGAGCGCGAGGCGAGCGTCATGGCCGAGGCTTACGGTCGGATGACCGGCTCCCCCGCCGTTCTCGCTGGACAGGGGCCCTGGATCGGCAGCCTCGGCGCCATTGGCCAGATGGAAGCCAGGCTCGGCTCCTCGCCGATGGTCGTGCTCACCGAGGCCTCCGAGCGCGGCGACTACTCCACGCTCGCGCCCTACCAGCAGTCCAGGGGCGACTACGGCGGCCTCTCGCTGCCGAAGATTCTCGACGGCGTGACCAAGGAGTGGTGGTTCCCGCGCACGCCGCCGGAAACCGTCCGCACGGTCCAGCTCGCGTTCAAGCACGCGACCGCCGGTCGGAACGGCCCCTGTGCCGTCATCTTCGACGGCTCGGCGATTACGGACGACCTACCAGAGGACGTCACGCCCGGTCTCTGGGACGACGAAACCCAGGTCAGAAACTGGGAGTCGCGGCCGACGGACCGCGACGTCGAGGCCGCTGCGGACGCGCTCGCAAACGCCGACCGCCCCGTCATCCTGGCGGGTAACGGCGTCCACGCGAGCGCCGGCGGCAACGAAACCGACGAACCCGACGCCTACGATCGCCTTGAGGCCGTGGCCGACGCCTACGACGCCGTCGTTGCCACCTCCTATCTGGGGAAATCCACCATCCCCGAAACCCACGAGCGCGCGGCAGGCGTCATCGGTTCGTTCGGTCACGAGGGGGCGAACCGCGTCGTCAGCGAGGCGGACGTCCTAGTCGTCGTCGGCTGTCGGATGAACCCGATGGACACGAACTGGCAGGCCGAGTCGTTCATCCGCCCCGACGAACAGACGATCATCCACGCGGACGTCGACTCGAGAAACGCCGGCTGGGTCTACCCGGCCGACGTCGGCCTGATAGGTGATGCTGGCGAAACGCTTGCAGCACTGCTCGAGGCGAGCGAGGGCCGCGACGCCGAAAACGACTGGGCGCTCGAGCGAGCGGCCGAGGCGCGGGAGGACTTCCACGTGCCCGCCTGCGAGGCCGAGAGCACACCCATCAAACCCCAGCGGGTGTGCAAGGCGATCGAAGCAGTCGTCGACGAGGACACGGTCGTTACCGCGGACTCCGGAAACAACCGCTTCTGGCTCCTCAACTACCTCCAGACCGAGACGACGGGAAGTTACTACGGGAGCGGTGGCGTCGGCGCGATGGGGTGGGCGGCGCCAGCCGCCGTCACCGGCGCTCTCCTCGGCAAGGACGCTATCTGCGTCGCCGGCGACGGCGGCTTCGCCATGACGATGACGGCCCTCGAGACCGCCGTGGACTGCGACGTCGCGCCGACGTTCGTCGTCCTCAACGACACCTCACTCGGCATGGTTCGCCAGATGGACGATGCTATTCCCGGCGCGCACTTCCACGACACGGACTTCGTCGGCGTGGCGGAGGCCCTGGGCGGCGACGGCGTCCGGGTTTCCGACCCTGCGAACCTCGAGGATGCCATCGCGGACGCGAAGGCTGCGTCGGTACCGACGGTCGTCGACGTGCGGATCGATCCCGACGAAGAGATGGCCGACCAGCTTTCCTCGTCGTTCTACGACGAGGTCGGTGGCCTCCACGAATAG
- a CDS encoding EthD family reductase: MITFVNLLVRDDDLSHEEFCERWLGDHTDLASDLPGLERYVTSTPTDPSKSAYDGIVRLTFADGAAMAAAFESDVGQEVQADAATFADMEASETMVVEETVHVAETALPSEDD; encoded by the coding sequence ATGATCACGTTCGTCAACTTGCTGGTTCGCGACGACGACCTCAGTCACGAGGAGTTCTGTGAGCGCTGGCTGGGAGACCACACCGACCTCGCGTCGGACCTCCCTGGCCTCGAGCGGTACGTCACGTCGACGCCGACCGATCCCTCGAAGTCGGCGTACGACGGCATCGTCCGGCTGACGTTCGCCGACGGCGCGGCGATGGCCGCCGCGTTCGAGTCCGACGTCGGGCAGGAAGTGCAGGCCGACGCGGCGACGTTCGCCGACATGGAGGCGAGCGAGACGATGGTCGTCGAGGAGACCGTCCACGTCGCCGAGACGGCGCTCCCCTCGGAGGACGACTGA
- a CDS encoding MOSC domain-containing protein gives MAHLERLSVYPIKSLDPVAVDTARVGENGALEWDRRYAIVDESDAYVNGKRERAVHRLHTEYDLERKTVAIGERGGETRTYHLDVDRNSLESWLTDFFGYRVQVVCDDEGGFPDDTDASGPTVISTGTLEAVADWYEGIDVDEMRRRLRANLEISADEAFWEDRLYDRPGRAVSFELGDATLLGINPCQRCVVPTRDPDTGEDTPGFRETFVERREATLPSWAGSDWFDHYFRLMVNTKVPDDQWETTLSVGDDVRLGESTRVASS, from the coding sequence ATGGCACACCTCGAGCGGCTCTCCGTCTACCCGATCAAGTCACTCGATCCAGTCGCCGTCGATACGGCTCGAGTGGGCGAAAACGGAGCGCTCGAGTGGGATCGACGGTACGCGATCGTCGACGAGTCCGACGCGTACGTCAACGGAAAACGCGAGCGGGCGGTCCACCGGTTGCACACCGAGTACGACCTCGAGCGGAAGACGGTCGCGATCGGCGAGCGAGGCGGCGAGACGCGGACCTACCACCTCGACGTCGACCGGAATTCCCTCGAGTCGTGGCTCACGGACTTCTTCGGCTACCGCGTCCAGGTCGTCTGCGACGACGAGGGCGGGTTCCCGGACGACACCGACGCCTCCGGGCCGACGGTCATCAGCACGGGGACGCTCGAGGCCGTCGCCGACTGGTACGAGGGTATCGACGTCGACGAGATGCGACGACGGCTGCGGGCGAACCTCGAGATCAGCGCCGACGAGGCGTTCTGGGAGGATCGCCTGTACGACCGGCCGGGGCGGGCGGTCTCGTTCGAACTCGGCGACGCGACGCTTCTGGGAATCAACCCCTGCCAGCGCTGCGTCGTGCCGACGCGTGATCCGGACACGGGTGAAGACACCCCCGGCTTCCGGGAGACGTTCGTCGAACGCCGGGAGGCAACGCTTCCGTCGTGGGCCGGGTCGGACTGGTTCGACCACTACTTCCGGCTCATGGTCAACACGAAGGTTCCCGACGACCAGTGGGAAACCACCCTCTCGGTCGGCGACGACGTGCGCCTCGGCGAGTCGACTCGAGTCGCCAGTTCGTAA